Proteins from a single region of Phalacrocorax carbo chromosome 25, bPhaCar2.1, whole genome shotgun sequence:
- the CNTNAP1 gene encoding contactin-associated protein 1 has translation MGARRLLGLLLAACAGLLRPGPGCLARPCYDELVASLYSSSIGASSRYNIFYSASFARLHSTSGWSPDPRDKQPWLQIDLMQKHRINAVATQGTFNTYDWLTRYIVLYGDHPTSWKPFFQQGSNWTFFGNVNESGVVRHDLHYPILARYIRIIPVAWNPRGKIGLRLGLYGCPYRSHVLYFDGDDAISYRFRAKKISTLEDDISFNFKTLEQDGVLMHGEGSQGDYITVELKQAQLLLHISLGSSPLHASEGHTTAAVGSLLDDQHWHSVHIERYGRHVNLTLDGEVKRFRCHGTFDQLDLETELFFGGVIDQDKQHLTYRQNFRGCVENIIFNGVNIADLARHRRSNIRFEGSVGHYCRDQLNTPITFAGINNYVQVPGIPRRNRLAVSFRFRSWDTAGLLLYTSFADRLGSLEVMLSEGQVNVSIAQPGKKKLEFAAGHRLNDGFWHSVQLVARDGSAVVTIDDDDGAEFRVAHPLQLRTGSQYFFGGCPKPASVTGCWSNQTAFHGCLQMLNVDMQPVDVELLVQHRLGQYFNVFFNVCGITDRCTPNLCEHDSRCVQSWDDFMCICDLTGYKGETCHKSLYKESCDAYRVSGKTSGNYTIDPDGSGPLKPFTVYCDIREDRAWTIIRHNRHYATRVTGSSVDQPYLGTVEYWNASWAEVSALANASEYCEQRIELHCYSSRLLNTPSGLPFSFWMGRHNERHYYWGGSRPGIQRCACGLDKNCADPKYFCNCDADHALWRTDKGLLTFVDHLPVTQVVVGDTNRSGSEAQFLLGPLRCYGDRNTWNTVSFNRGTALLFPTFQANHSLDISFYFKTTSLSGVFLENPGTRNYIRIELNTTRDVVFAYDIGNGDENLTVRSAVPWNDDEWHQVKAELNVKLARLRVDKLPWVVRPAPPQSFVRLDFDRPLYVGAAEHKMRPFLGCLRALRMNGVTLNLEGKANETEGVRVNCTGHCQDPPVPCQNSGLCVERYSHYSCNCSISAFDGPFCNYDIGGYFEEGTWVRYNILPMSLYAAREFASIISSPWQPLPGYNLTSEEVSFSFSTTSAPAVLLYVSSFVKDYMAVLIKDDGSLQLRYQLGTSPYVFALTTKPVTDGRPHRVNITRLHRTLYTQVDYLPVMEQQFSLFVDSKLDSPKNLYLGRVMETGVIDPEIQRYNTPGFSGCLSGVKFNTLVPLKAIFRPTSVVRPYSIRGELVESSCASMLPLTTILIPPEMDPWYMGTEFPHVHDDGWIGIIIGFVTFLLLLLGGLLVLLYFYYHRYKGSYHTNEPKAIQDYGGATKPLSVRKDQNLPQILEEAKGD, from the exons ATGGGCGCTCGCCGCCTCCTCGGGCTCCTGCTCGCCGCCTGCGCCGGCCTCctgcgccccggccccggctgcCTCGCAC GACCCTGCTACGATGAGCTCGTCGCTTCCCTCTACTCCTCGTCCATCGGTGCCTCCTCCAGATACAACATCTTCTACTCGGCCAGCTTTGCCCGGCTGCACA GCACCAGCGGCTGGTCCCCCGACCCCCGGGACAAGCAGCCCTGGCTTCAGATCGACCTGATGCAAAAGCACCGGATCAATGCGGTGGCCACGCAGGGGACCTTCAACACGTATGACTGGCTGACACGCTACATCGTGCTCTATGGAGACCACCCCACCAGCTGGAAACCCTTCTTCCAGCAGGGCAGCAACTGG ACGTTCTTTGGGAACGTGAATGAGAGTGGGGTGGTGCGGCATGACCTGCACTACCCCATCCTTGCACGCTACATCCGCATCATCCCGGTGGCCTGGAACCCACGCGGGAAGATTGGGCTGCGCCTGGGCCTCTACGGCTGCCCCTACC ggTCCCATGTGCTCTACTTTGACGGGGATGACGCCATCTCCTACCGCTTCCGGGCCAAGAAGATCAGCACCCTTGAGGATGACATCTCCTTCAACTTCAAGACACTGGAGCAGGACGGGGTGCTGATGCATGGGGAGGGCTCACAGGGTGACTACATCACGGTGGAGCTCAAGCAGGCTCAGCTCCTCCTGCACATCAGCTTAG gcagcagcccgCTGCATGCCAGCGAGGGCCACACGACGGCGGCGGTGGGCAGCCTCCTGGATGACCAGCACTGGCACTCGGTGCACATCGAGCGCTATGGGCGCCATGTCAACCTGACGCTGGACGGGGAGGTCAAGCGCTTCCGCTGCCATGGCACCTTCGACCAGCTCGACCTCGAGACAGAG cTCTTCTTCGGGGGGGTGATCGACCAGGACAAACAGCACCTCACCTACCGGCAAAACTTCCGGGGCTGCGTGGAGAACATCATCTTCAACGGGGTCAACATCGCTGACCTGGCCCGGCACCGGAGATCCAACATCCGCTTTGAG GGCAGCGTGGGCCACTACTGCCGGGACCAGCTGAACACCCCCATCACCTTTGCTGGCATCAACAACTACGTGCAGGTGCCGGGGATCCCGCGGAGGAACCGCCTGGCCGTCAGCTTCCGCTTCCGCTCCTGGGACACTGCCGGGCTCCTGCTCTACACCAGCTTCGCCGACCGCCTGGGCTCCCTCGAGGTGATGTTGAGTGAGGGGCAGGTGAACGTCTCCATTGCCCAGCCCGGCAAGAAGAAGCTGGAGTTTGCTGCAG GGCATCGCCTCAACGATGGCTTCTGGCATTCAGTGCAGCTGGTGGCGCGGGATGGCTCGGCTGTGGTGACcattgatgatgatgatggtgcTGAGTTTCGGGTGGCACACCCCTTACAGCTCCGCACTGGCAGCCAGTACTTCTTCGGAG GCTGCCCCAAGCCGGCCTCAGTCACCGGCTGCTGGTCGAACCAGACGGCCTTCCATGGCTGCCTGCAGATGCTGAACGTGGACATGCAGCCTGTGGACGTGGAGCTGCTGGTGCAGCACCGCTTGGGGCAGTACTTCAATGTGTTCTTCAACGTCTGTGGCATCACAGACAG GTGCACCCCCAACCTGTGTGAGCACGACAGCCGCTGCGTCCAGTCCTGGGATGACTTCATGTGCATCTGCGACCTGACGGGGTACAAGGGGGAGACCTGCCACAAAT CCCTTTACAAGGAGTCGTGCGATGCTTACCGGGTCAGCGGGAAAACCTCGGGGAACTACACCATTGATCCCGATGGCAGCGGGCCGCTCAAGCCCTTCACGGTGTATTGCGACATTCGAG AGGACCGGGCATGGACCATCATCCGGCACAACCGCCACTACGCCACACGGGTGACAGGCTCCAGTGTGGACCAGCCCTACCTGGGGACCGTGGAGTACTGGAATGCCTCCTGGGCTGAGGTCTCGGCACTGGCAAATGCCTCCGAGTACTGCGAGCAGCGCATCGAGCTCCACTGCTACAGCTCTCGCCTGCTCAACACCCCCT CCGGGCTGCCCTTCAGCTTCTGGATGGGCCGACACAACGAGCGGCACTACTACTGGGGGGGCTCGCGGCCGGGCATCCAGCGCTGCGCCTGCGGGCTGGACAAGAACTGCGCCGACCCCAAGTACTTCTGCAACTGTGACGCTGACCACGCGCTGTG GAGGACAGACAAGGGTCTGCTGACCTTCGTGGACCACCTGCCCGTCACTCAGGTTGTGGTCGGAGACACCAACCGCTCTGGCTCTGAAGCCCAGTTCCTGCTGGGCCCCCTGCGGTGCTACGGAGACC GCAACACCTGGAACACTGTCTCCTTCAACAggggcacagccctgctcttCCCCACCTTCCAGGCCAACCACAGCCTCGACATCTCCTTCTACTTCAAGACCACCTCCCTGTCTGGGGTCTTCCTGGAGAACCCTGGCACCCGAAACTACATCCGCATCGAGCTCAACa CCACCAGGGACGTGGTGTTTGCCTACGACATCGGGAATGGGGACGAGAACCTGACGGTGCGGTCGGCAGTGCCCTGGAACGACGACGAGTGGCACCAGGTGAAGGCTGAGCTCAACGTCAAGCTGGCGCGGCTGCGGGTGGACAAACTGCCCTGGGTGGTGCGGCCGGCCCCGCCACAGAGCTTCGTCCGCCTGGACTTCGACAGGCCCCTCTATGTCG gtgcAGCAGAGCACAAGATGCGCCCGTTCCTGGGATGCCTGCGGGCGCTGCGGATGAACGGGGTGACACTCAACCTGGAGGGCAAGGCCAACGAGACGGAGGGCGTGCGGGTCAACTGCACTGGCCACTGCCAGGACCCGCCGGTGCCCTGCCAGAACAGTGGGCTCTGCGTCGAGCGCTACAGCCACTACAGCTGCAactgcagcatctctgcctTTGACGGGCCCTTCTGCAACTACG ACATCGGCGGGTACTTTGAGGAGGGCACCTGGGTGCGGTACAACATCCTGCCCATGTCGCTGTACGCCGCCCGCGAGTTCGCCAGCATCATCAGCAGTCCCTGGCAGCCCCTGCCCGGCTACAACCTCACCAGTGAGGAGGTCAGCTTCAGCTTCAGCACCACCTCAGCACCCGCTGTGCTGCTCTACGTCAGCTCCTTTGTCAAGGACTACATGGCCGTGCTCATCAAGGATGATG GGAGCCTGCAGCTGCGCTACcagctgggcaccagccccTATGTCTTCGCCCTCACCACCAAGCCGGTGACGGACGGGAGGCCCCACCGCGTCAACATCACCCGCCTGCACCGCACGCTGTACACCCAG GTGGACTATCTCCCCGTCATGGAGCAGCAGTTCTCCCTGTTCGTGGACAGCAAGCTGGACTCACCCAAAAACCTGTACCTGGGGCGTGTGATGG AGACTGGCGTGATTGACCCCGAGATCCAGCGCTACAACACGCCCGGCTTCTCAGGCTGCCTCTCGGGCGTGAAGTTTAACACCCTCGTCCCCCTCAAAGCCATCTTCCGCCCCACCAGCGTCGTGCGGCCCTACAGCATCCGGGGCGAGCTGGTGGAGTCGAGCTGCGCCTCCATGCTTCCCCTCACCACCATCCTCATCCCCCCTGAGATGGACCCCTGGTACATGGGTACAG AGTTCCCCCACGTGCACGACGATGGCTGGATCGGGATCATCATCGGGT TCGTGaccttcctgctcctgctgctcggggggctgctggtgctgctgtaCTTCTACTACCACCGCTACAAGGGCTCCTACCACACCAACGAGCCCAAGGCCATCCAGGACTACGGCGGTGCCACCAAACCGCTGTCAGTGCGCAAGGACCAGAACCTGCCCCAGATCCTGGAGGAGGCGAAAGGGGACTAG
- the CCR10 gene encoding C-C chemokine receptor type 10, whose product MEQTATTDFYTWDDGYLWEDGMLPELCEKQAVQDFARTYQPAVYLLLSLLGMVGNGLVLLTHTRYRQAHSITDVCLLHLALSDLLLLLILPFTITDTLQGWSPSTAACKALQGLYALNFYSGFLFLTCISVDRYVAIVQVPAACRLRPRARRHGWLTVGMAWLLAAILALPQFIYSQMEQHQDLWVCHVVFPHTVSRTARAATNLVQVVLGFAVPFVVMASCYAAVARTLLEARGAQPLRALRVLLALVVVFVALQLPHSLMVLLDAAELLASWEASCAQSRRKDLALLVTSGLAYLRCCLNPLLYAFLGQRFRRELWQLASDAGCVGPLEPRCPSCPSPRRRTSLSTCQDLV is encoded by the coding sequence ATGGAGCAGACCGCCACCACCGACTTCTACACCTGGGATGATGGGTACTTGTGGGAGGATGGCATGCTGCCCGAGCTCTGTGAGAAACAGGCAGTGCAGGACTTTGCCCGCACCTACCAGCCCGCCGTCTACCTGCTGCTCTCACTGCTGGGCATGGTGGGGAACGGGCTGGTGCTGCTCACACACACCCGCTACCGCCAGGCACACAGCATCACCGATGTCTGCCTCCTGCACCTTGCCCTGTCCgacctcctgctgctcctgatACTGCCCTTCACCATCACTGACACACTGCAGGGCTGGTCCCCAagcacagctgcctgcaagGCGCTGCAGGGCCTCTACGCCCTCAACTTCTATAGTggcttcctcttcctcacctgCATCAGTGTGGACCGCTATGTGGCCATCGTGCAGGTGCCAGCTGCCTGCCGCCTGCGCCCGCGGGCTCGCCGCCATGGCTGGCTGACGGTGGGGATGGCCTGGCTACTGGCCGCGATCCTGGCGCTGCCCCAATTCATCTACAGCCAAATGGAGCAGCACCAGGACCTCTGGGTCTGCCATGTTGTCTTCCCCCACACAGTCTCCCGGACAGCCCGGGCAGCCACCAACCTGGTGCAGGTCGTGCTGGGTTTCGCTGTGCCCTTTGTGGTCATGGCAAGCTGCTATGCAGCCGTGGCACGGACACTGCTGGAGGCCCGTGGCGCCCAGCCCCTCCGGGCACTGCGGGTGCTGCTGGCCCTCGTGGTGGTGTTTGtggccctgcagctgccccacagcctgaTGGTGCTGCTGGATGCggctgagctgctggccagCTGGGAAGCGAGCTGTGCCCAAAGCCGCCGCAAGGACCTGGCGCTGCTGGTCACCAGTGGGCTGGCGTACCTGCGCTGCTGCCTCAACCCCCTGCTCTATGCCTTCCTGGGCCAGCGCTTCCGCCGGGAGCTATGGCAGCTGGCCAGTGATGCCGGATGCGTGGGGCCCCTCGAGCCAcgctgccccagctgccccagtccCCGCCGGCGGACATCGCTCTCCACCTGCCAGGACCTGGTGTAG